A genome region from Apus apus isolate bApuApu2 unplaced genomic scaffold, bApuApu2.pri.cur manual_scaffold_39_ctg1, whole genome shotgun sequence includes the following:
- the LOC127396253 gene encoding olfactory receptor 14J1-like, whose product MCNSSSISQFLLLAFADRRELQLLHFWLFLGIYLAALLGNGLIITTIAWDHHLHTPMYFFLLNLSLLDLGCISTTLPKAMANSLWDTRAISYSACAAQVFFFAIFLQAEWSLLTIMCYDRYVAICRPLHYGTLLGSRACVHMAAAAWASGFLTALLHTASTFSLPLCQGNALGQFFCEIPQILKLSCSHSYLREVGLTVISVLLAFACFIFMVVSYVQIFRAVLRIPSQQGRHKAFSTCLPHLAVVSLVISTAMLAYLKPPSISSPSLDLVVAVLYSVVPPALNPLIYSMRNQELKNSIRKVIS is encoded by the coding sequence atgtgcaacagcagctccatcagccagttcctcctcctggcattcgcagacaggcgggagctgcagctcctgcacttctggctcttcctgggcatctacctggctgccctcctgggcaacggcctcatcatcaccaccatcgcctgggaccaccacctccacacccccatgtacttcttcctgctcaacctctccctcctcgacctgggctgcatctccaccaccctccccaaagccatggccaattccctctgggacaccagggccatctcctactcagcatgtgctgcacaggtCTTCTTCTTTGCTATTTTCCTTCAAGCAGagtggtcccttctcaccatcatgtgctatgaccgctacgtggccatctgcagacccctgcactacgggaccctcctgggcagcagagcttgtgtccacatggcagcagctgcctgggcctctgggtttctcactgctctgctgcacacagccagtacattttcactgcccctctgccagggcaatgccctgggacagttcttctgtgaaatcccccagatcctcaagctctcctgctcacactcctacctcagggaagTTGGACTTACTGTGATAAGTGTCTTGTTAGCATTTGCCTGCTTTATtttcatggtggtgtcctatgtgcagatcttcagggctgtgctgaggatcccctctcagcagggaaggcacaaagccttttccacctgcctccctcacctggccgtggtctcTCTGGTCATCAGCACTGCCATGTTAgcctacctgaagcccccctccatctcctccccatccctggacctggtggtggcagttttgtactcagtggtgcctccagcactgaaccccctcatctacagcatgagaAACCAGGAGCTGAAGAATTCCATTAGGAAAGTGATTTCCTGA